The Thermococcus sp. genome includes a window with the following:
- the argF gene encoding ornithine carbamoyltransferase, producing the protein MVVSLAGRDVLCLQDFTREEIETILKTAEMMKIWNKIGKPHRVLEGKTLAMIFQKPSTRTRISFEVGIYQLGGYGLYLNAQDLQLRRGETIADTARVLSRYVDGIMARVYAHKDVEDLAKYADVPVINGLSDFSHPCQALADYQTILEKKGRIQGLKVVYVGDGNNVAHSLMIAGTKLGANVVVATPEGYEPDKKVIKWAEQNAAESGGSFELLHDPIKAVKDADVIYTDVWASMGQEAEAEERRKIFQPFQVNRELVKHAKPDYIFMHCLPAHRGEEVTDDVVDSPNSVVFDEAENRLHAQKAVMALVMGGIKV; encoded by the coding sequence ATGGTGGTTAGCCTTGCAGGAAGGGACGTTCTCTGCCTTCAGGACTTCACGAGGGAGGAGATTGAAACTATTCTCAAAACCGCCGAAATGATGAAGATATGGAACAAGATAGGCAAGCCGCACCGCGTTCTTGAGGGTAAAACTCTGGCCATGATCTTCCAGAAGCCCTCTACCAGGACGAGGATTTCCTTCGAGGTTGGAATCTACCAGCTCGGAGGCTACGGCCTCTATCTCAACGCCCAGGACCTTCAGCTCAGGCGCGGCGAGACGATAGCCGACACCGCCCGCGTCCTCAGCAGGTACGTCGACGGAATAATGGCGAGGGTTTACGCCCACAAGGACGTTGAGGACCTCGCCAAGTACGCCGACGTTCCCGTTATCAACGGCCTCTCCGACTTCTCCCATCCGTGCCAGGCTCTTGCCGACTACCAGACCATACTTGAGAAGAAGGGCAGGATTCAGGGACTCAAGGTCGTCTACGTCGGTGACGGAAACAACGTCGCCCACTCCCTCATGATAGCCGGAACCAAGCTTGGGGCGAACGTTGTCGTCGCAACTCCGGAAGGCTACGAGCCGGACAAGAAGGTCATCAAGTGGGCGGAGCAGAACGCGGCCGAGAGCGGCGGCTCATTCGAGCTCCTCCACGACCCGATTAAAGCCGTCAAGGACGCTGACGTCATCTACACCGACGTCTGGGCGAGCATGGGTCAGGAAGCGGAAGCCGAGGAGAGGAGGAAGATATTCCAGCCATTCCAGGTCAACAGGGAGCTCGTCAAGCACGCCAAGCCGGACTATATCTTCATGCACTGCCTCCCGGCTCACAGGGGCGAGGAGGTCACCGACGACGTCGTTGACAGCCCGAACAGCGTCGTCTTCGACGAGGCCGAGAACAGGCTCCACGCCCAGAAGGCCGTCATGGCCCTGGTTATGGGTGGCATTAAGGTTTGA
- a CDS encoding 2,3-bisphosphoglycerate-independent phosphoglycerate mutase has translation MKKRKGLLIILDGLGDRPVKEFGGKTPLEYANTPNMDGLARWGMLGQQDPIKPGQPAGSDTAHLSIFGYDPYKVYRGRGFLEAVGVGLDLDRDDLAFRVNFATIENGIITDRRAGRISTEEAHELAKAIQEEVKLPVEFIFVGATGHRAVLVLKGMAKGYRVGENDPHEAGKPPHEFTWEDEESRRVAEILNDFVRQAHEVLERHPVNEERRKAGKPVANYLLVRGAGTYPDIPMKFTEQWKVKAAAVVAVSLVKGVARAIGFDIYTPDGATGEYNTDEMAKARKVVELLKEYDFVFLHFKPTDAAGHDNNPRLKAEMIEKADRMIGYIVDNIDLEDVVIAITGDHSTPCEVMNHSGDPVPVLIAGGGVRADHTESFGERECMRGGLGRIKGHDIVPIMMDLMNRSEKFGA, from the coding sequence ATGAAGAAGAGAAAGGGACTTCTCATAATCCTTGACGGTCTCGGGGACAGGCCGGTAAAGGAGTTCGGCGGGAAAACCCCTCTTGAGTACGCAAACACGCCCAACATGGACGGGCTCGCGAGATGGGGAATGTTGGGCCAGCAGGATCCGATAAAGCCCGGTCAGCCTGCCGGTAGCGACACCGCCCACCTTAGCATCTTTGGCTACGACCCCTACAAGGTCTACCGCGGGAGAGGTTTCCTGGAAGCTGTTGGCGTTGGCCTTGACCTCGATAGGGACGACCTGGCCTTCCGCGTGAACTTCGCGACCATCGAGAATGGCATCATAACTGACAGAAGGGCCGGGAGGATAAGCACTGAAGAAGCACACGAGCTGGCGAAGGCCATTCAGGAGGAGGTGAAGCTTCCAGTTGAGTTCATCTTCGTCGGTGCGACCGGCCACAGGGCCGTTCTCGTGCTCAAGGGCATGGCCAAGGGATACCGCGTCGGCGAGAACGACCCCCACGAGGCCGGAAAGCCGCCCCACGAGTTCACCTGGGAGGACGAGGAGAGCAGGCGCGTTGCCGAGATACTCAACGATTTCGTCAGGCAGGCACATGAGGTTCTCGAAAGACATCCAGTTAATGAGGAGCGCAGGAAGGCAGGCAAGCCCGTGGCCAACTACCTCCTCGTTAGGGGCGCCGGGACGTACCCCGACATACCGATGAAGTTCACCGAGCAGTGGAAGGTGAAAGCGGCAGCGGTTGTTGCGGTTTCCCTCGTTAAGGGCGTCGCCAGGGCGATAGGCTTCGACATATACACCCCCGACGGAGCCACCGGCGAGTACAACACCGACGAGATGGCCAAAGCAAGGAAGGTCGTGGAGCTCCTCAAGGAATACGACTTCGTCTTCCTGCACTTCAAGCCGACCGATGCCGCTGGCCACGACAACAACCCGAGGCTCAAGGCAGAGATGATTGAAAAGGCGGACAGGATGATAGGCTACATAGTTGACAACATTGACCTTGAGGACGTTGTCATCGCCATAACCGGTGACCACTCGACGCCCTGCGAAGTGATGAACCACAGCGGCGACCCGGTTCCGGTGCTCATAGCCGGGGGAGGTGTCAGGGCGGATCACACCGAGAGCTTCGGCGAGCGCGAGTGCATGCGCGGCGGCCTCGGCAGGATAAAGGGCCACGACATCGTGCCGATAATGATGGACCTCATGAACAGGAGCGAGAAGTTTGGGGCCTAA
- a CDS encoding MBL fold metallo-hydrolase — protein MHEEVFPGVYRIFDSFVNVYLVDRGDHLVAVDTGIETTCGKILDAVGEIGKPLKAIILTHGHLDHTGSLKCLRERTEAVIAAHRDEVEGIAEKTGIEPDVKLQDGEVFEGFKVLHKPGHTRGSICLLDEGTKSLFVGDLVVERNGRLEEVPQQYSLDPEMNRKRIAELLEVDFENLLPAHGEPLLGNGKEKVEELVKRLGL, from the coding sequence ATGCATGAGGAGGTTTTTCCGGGAGTCTACCGGATATTTGACTCCTTCGTCAATGTCTACCTCGTTGACAGAGGAGACCATCTTGTGGCCGTTGATACCGGCATAGAGACGACCTGCGGGAAAATACTAGATGCCGTCGGGGAGATTGGAAAGCCCCTGAAGGCGATAATTCTCACTCACGGCCACCTCGACCACACAGGCTCACTGAAGTGCCTTAGGGAGAGGACAGAAGCCGTCATAGCCGCCCACAGGGACGAGGTAGAGGGCATAGCAGAGAAGACCGGGATTGAGCCGGACGTAAAACTCCAGGATGGAGAGGTATTCGAGGGCTTTAAGGTTCTTCACAAGCCGGGCCACACGAGGGGAAGCATATGCCTCCTCGACGAGGGAACGAAGAGCCTCTTCGTCGGCGACCTGGTTGTAGAACGCAACGGAAGGCTCGAAGAGGTGCCTCAGCAGTACTCCCTCGACCCGGAGATGAACAGGAAGAGAATAGCGGAGCTCCTTGAGGTGGACTTCGAGAACCTCCTGCCCGCCCATGGAGAGCCCCTGCTGGGAAACGGGAAGGAGAAAGTCGAGGAGCTTGTGAAGAGGCTTGGTCTTTGA
- a CDS encoding ribosomal biogenesis protein yields MMLITTSHRPTRRTRSFGHDLEKVFPNSLYLTRGKKTIQDLLMEAYDRNYERLLIVNVWKGNPLKMTFIKVDPEDWGYLGYLYLHGIKLQREIGFRDIRPIREEMPLVVTTAKRVGLDHVAFAQVFAELTGGKFVPRRERSLLGIADRYNTDVLSVIERHPRGMAVNFYRLDVTKEKAVGPLISVKIWIMEDGRRWDYKEAAWLKKKPGQSKE; encoded by the coding sequence ATGATGCTGATAACGACTTCCCACAGACCCACGAGGAGGACGAGGAGCTTCGGCCACGACCTGGAGAAGGTGTTCCCCAACTCACTCTACCTGACCAGGGGAAAGAAGACCATCCAGGATCTGCTCATGGAGGCCTACGACAGGAACTACGAGAGGCTTTTGATAGTCAACGTCTGGAAGGGCAACCCGCTCAAAATGACCTTCATCAAGGTCGATCCCGAGGACTGGGGCTACCTCGGCTACCTGTACCTCCACGGAATAAAGCTCCAGCGTGAGATTGGCTTTAGGGATATAAGGCCCATACGCGAGGAAATGCCCCTCGTCGTGACGACGGCTAAACGCGTCGGCCTTGACCACGTTGCGTTCGCCCAGGTCTTTGCCGAGCTGACGGGTGGAAAGTTTGTCCCAAGAAGGGAGCGCTCGCTCCTCGGGATAGCCGACAGATACAACACCGACGTGCTGAGCGTCATCGAGAGGCACCCGCGCGGAATGGCGGTGAACTTCTACCGCCTGGACGTTACTAAGGAGAAGGCCGTTGGCCCGCTCATAAGCGTCAAGATCTGGATAATGGAGGACGGGCGGAGATGGGACTACAAAGAGGCGGCGTGGCTGAAGAAAAAACCTGGCCAATCGAAGGAGTGA
- a CDS encoding 7-carboxy-7-deazaguanine synthase QueE, which yields MRPIMAEVFNSWQGEGGSVEGSAFGRRQIFVRFAGCDLNCVWCDSREYIDASRVSRWRYEVEPFTGKFEYRPNPASLDEVIDAVLSLDTGDIHSISYTGGEPTLQVKALKALMERMKELGFDNFLETHGGLPELVKDVVHLVDYASVDIKDETASATEDWKGLVLREVESIRILKEAGAKTYAKLVVTSETKLENVRWYAELLKGLAPLVIQPREPIDVSQERLMKFYSEAARIMGRKNVGLSFQVHKYLNVL from the coding sequence ATGAGGCCCATAATGGCCGAGGTCTTCAACAGCTGGCAGGGGGAAGGGGGAAGCGTTGAGGGAAGCGCCTTTGGCAGGAGGCAGATTTTTGTCAGGTTCGCGGGCTGCGACCTGAACTGCGTCTGGTGCGACTCCCGCGAGTACATAGACGCCTCCCGGGTTTCCCGCTGGAGATACGAGGTTGAGCCCTTCACCGGGAAGTTCGAGTACAGGCCCAACCCTGCTTCGCTCGATGAGGTCATCGATGCCGTTCTGAGCCTCGATACCGGTGACATACACTCGATAAGCTACACCGGTGGGGAGCCCACCCTCCAGGTGAAAGCTTTGAAGGCCTTGATGGAACGCATGAAGGAGCTCGGCTTTGACAACTTCCTCGAAACTCATGGAGGACTTCCCGAGCTTGTTAAAGATGTAGTACACCTCGTCGACTACGCGAGCGTTGACATAAAGGACGAGACCGCCAGCGCCACGGAGGACTGGAAAGGCCTCGTCCTCAGGGAGGTCGAGAGCATCAGGATTCTAAAGGAAGCGGGAGCGAAGACCTACGCCAAGCTCGTCGTTACTTCCGAAACGAAGCTCGAAAACGTCCGCTGGTACGCGGAGCTTTTGAAAGGGCTGGCACCGCTCGTCATCCAGCCGAGAGAGCCGATTGACGTCTCCCAGGAGAGACTTATGAAGTTCTATAGTGAGGCGGCCAGGATAATGGGCCGGAAGAACGTCGGCCTGAGCTTCCAGGTGCACAAGTACCTCAACGTCCTCTGA
- a CDS encoding 50S ribosomal protein L37ae, which yields MGRTTKVGSAGRYGPRYGLKIRRRVAAVEAKMKQKHVCPVCGRKAVRRISTGIWQCQKCGATFAGGAYLPTTPAGKVAKRVTASKA from the coding sequence ATGGGAAGGACTACTAAGGTCGGTTCAGCCGGAAGGTACGGTCCAAGGTACGGTCTCAAGATTAGAAGAAGGGTAGCGGCCGTTGAGGCCAAGATGAAGCAGAAGCACGTCTGCCCGGTCTGCGGAAGGAAGGCCGTCAGGAGGATAAGCACCGGGATATGGCAGTGCCAGAAGTGCGGGGCAACTTTCGCCGGCGGTGCCTACCTCCCGACTACTCCGGCAGGAAAGGTCGCCAAGCGCGTCACGGCCTCCAAGGCCTGA
- a CDS encoding bifunctional oligoribonuclease/PAP phosphatase NrnA — protein MKGRLKLKRFLERSGSKSYLLLCHHNADPDSLGSAIAFALYLKSIGVERVRIGVAESVSSYAKRLLTFSPVPLEKDPSVREDVVVIFDTSSPEQLEPIEIPRGKTVIVIDHHAEKEKPIRADIAVVDSSRTSTAEIVWELFKYLGFYDERAVKALLAGIVTDTANFRFANAKTFKAVSEMLERFPVQMGEIFQLVAPVSDENIDQAKRMAILKACQRMEIRKFRKYVIAVSKVSAYESLACKTFLNLGADIAVVGSEKKGVRISARAKEGLVRKGLHLGKIIEKVGPVIDGSGGGHAGAAGANGRKNLDEAIKLILKEIERFLKEVG, from the coding sequence ATGAAGGGAAGGCTAAAGCTTAAACGCTTCCTTGAGAGGTCAGGGAGCAAATCTTACCTCCTCCTCTGCCACCACAACGCAGACCCCGATTCCCTCGGCTCCGCGATAGCCTTTGCTCTCTATCTAAAATCAATCGGCGTTGAAAGAGTGAGAATAGGCGTCGCCGAGAGCGTCTCCTCCTACGCCAAAAGACTGCTCACGTTCTCCCCCGTCCCGCTCGAAAAGGACCCCTCCGTTAGGGAAGATGTAGTTGTAATCTTTGATACCTCATCCCCCGAGCAGCTCGAACCCATCGAGATTCCGCGCGGCAAGACCGTTATCGTCATCGATCACCATGCCGAGAAGGAAAAGCCCATCAGGGCAGATATAGCCGTCGTCGATTCATCGCGCACCTCCACAGCCGAGATAGTCTGGGAGCTGTTCAAATACCTCGGTTTCTACGACGAGAGAGCAGTTAAAGCCCTCCTGGCGGGTATAGTTACTGACACGGCAAACTTCCGCTTTGCGAACGCAAAGACCTTCAAGGCCGTAAGCGAGATGCTGGAGCGTTTTCCGGTTCAGATGGGCGAGATTTTCCAGCTCGTTGCCCCTGTGAGCGACGAGAACATAGACCAGGCAAAGCGCATGGCCATACTCAAGGCCTGCCAGAGAATGGAGATAAGGAAGTTCAGAAAGTACGTAATAGCCGTCTCCAAGGTTTCGGCCTACGAATCCCTCGCCTGCAAGACCTTCCTGAACCTCGGCGCCGACATAGCGGTTGTGGGAAGCGAGAAGAAGGGCGTAAGGATTTCGGCCAGGGCAAAGGAGGGGCTCGTGAGGAAAGGCCTGCACCTCGGTAAGATCATAGAGAAGGTCGGGCCGGTCATAGATGGCTCTGGTGGCGGCCACGCCGGTGCCGCCGGGGCGAACGGAAGAAAGAACCTCGACGAGGCGATAAAACTCATCCTGAAGGAAATTGAGAGGTTTTTGAAGGAGGTAGGGTGA
- a CDS encoding Trm112 family protein, whose product MAKCPLCGSPLDWAGLIEQMLVLENAEDIMKDHERFMGAFEGFVFKCPHCGEEFYGRNLPAKEAEKVFELLNEFKGSIDWENRKVRLRLNSLLALDTMLEQWDKKVKG is encoded by the coding sequence ATGGCAAAGTGCCCGCTCTGTGGCAGTCCCCTCGACTGGGCAGGACTTATAGAGCAGATGCTCGTCCTTGAGAACGCTGAGGATATAATGAAAGACCACGAAAGGTTCATGGGGGCCTTTGAGGGCTTCGTCTTCAAGTGCCCCCACTGCGGCGAGGAGTTCTACGGTAGGAACCTCCCGGCGAAGGAAGCCGAGAAGGTGTTTGAGCTGCTCAACGAGTTCAAGGGCTCAATAGACTGGGAGAACCGGAAGGTTCGCCTCCGGCTCAACAGCCTCTTGGCGCTCGACACGATGCTCGAGCAGTGGGACAAAAAGGTCAAGGGTTAG
- a CDS encoding DUF3194 domain-containing protein codes for MDNGASGKGVINIGLPELSEEQLIEIGELAQETIIKHVFDVLNRSDVKDIEVTMRINRNETLDLEVEVYLEVPVFVKVDVEGLIDEALEKAYEVVERRLREIANEGKAKA; via the coding sequence ATGGACAATGGAGCCAGCGGAAAAGGGGTTATCAACATCGGTCTGCCGGAGCTGAGCGAAGAGCAGCTCATAGAGATCGGTGAGCTTGCGCAGGAGACGATAATCAAGCACGTCTTCGACGTCCTCAACAGGAGTGACGTTAAGGACATAGAGGTCACGATGAGAATAAACCGCAACGAGACCCTCGACCTTGAGGTCGAGGTGTACCTTGAGGTTCCCGTTTTCGTGAAAGTGGACGTTGAGGGGCTTATCGACGAAGCCCTGGAAAAGGCCTACGAGGTCGTGGAGAGAAGGCTGAGGGAGATTGCCAATGAAGGGAAGGCTAAAGCTTAA
- a CDS encoding tRNA-binding protein yields MWDTSKDYRLLVAEKSVELFLKTVEHAKFKGKWNKKGAIQLAKEMIPEIQAMRYSYVEPKELIETPQMRALKEKANGIIEALGGEDWHHKFISLADKSKREKVEEQVAKVRFFLNTILGLDRRLALGKINDPVIAVDIRVGEVMSVGKHPNADRLLVTNVNIGDRAITVVTNDLTVKEGNRVAVALLPPANFRGIVSEGMFLGAGEGVLKNVKGEIGGLPKGIPLEAFNETRNLVEAFLKG; encoded by the coding sequence ATGTGGGATACGAGCAAGGATTACCGCTTACTGGTGGCGGAGAAGAGCGTGGAACTGTTCCTGAAGACGGTGGAGCACGCGAAGTTCAAGGGGAAGTGGAACAAGAAGGGAGCGATTCAGCTGGCGAAGGAGATGATCCCGGAGATACAGGCGATGAGGTACAGCTACGTGGAGCCGAAGGAGCTGATTGAAACCCCGCAGATGAGGGCCTTGAAGGAGAAGGCCAACGGTATAATCGAGGCGCTGGGAGGAGAGGACTGGCACCACAAGTTCATCAGCCTGGCCGATAAGAGCAAGCGCGAGAAGGTCGAAGAGCAAGTGGCTAAGGTTCGCTTTTTCCTGAACACGATACTTGGACTCGACAGAAGGCTCGCCCTTGGGAAGATAAACGACCCTGTCATCGCCGTGGACATCAGGGTCGGGGAAGTCATGAGCGTCGGCAAGCACCCGAATGCCGACAGGCTTCTAGTCACAAACGTCAACATCGGCGACAGGGCTATCACCGTTGTGACAAACGACTTGACGGTTAAGGAGGGAAACCGCGTTGCCGTCGCCCTGCTCCCGCCGGCCAACTTCCGCGGAATCGTCAGCGAGGGCATGTTTCTCGGCGCTGGAGAGGGTGTCCTCAAGAACGTAAAGGGAGAAATAGGCGGTCTTCCGAAGGGGATTCCGCTTGAAGCCTTCAACGAGACGAGGAACCTCGTGGAGGCGTTTCTGAAGGGGTAA
- a CDS encoding DUF996 domain-containing protein, translating to MADLKNAKMLGGIGAILTVVGLGFIGFILKLFAVKNIAEATGRDEIFSKYLWAAILSIIATLVWVGTVWGSILGMGMIESPGIGLGMLGAGGIIAAILMIVGVWFMKQSYDMISEETGVGLFHTTALLYLVGAILMIVMIGMLLIVIAAILEIVAFFSLPDEISQSAEEPVPVS from the coding sequence ATGGCAGACCTTAAGAACGCGAAGATGTTGGGTGGCATAGGAGCCATACTTACTGTGGTGGGGCTTGGCTTCATTGGCTTCATCCTGAAGCTCTTTGCGGTGAAGAACATCGCAGAGGCCACTGGCAGGGACGAGATATTCAGCAAATACCTCTGGGCGGCGATACTCAGCATAATAGCCACCCTCGTCTGGGTCGGAACAGTCTGGGGATCGATACTCGGGATGGGAATGATAGAATCCCCTGGGATTGGCCTCGGAATGCTGGGGGCCGGGGGCATAATAGCCGCGATCCTGATGATAGTCGGTGTCTGGTTCATGAAGCAGAGCTATGACATGATTTCAGAGGAAACGGGCGTCGGTCTGTTCCACACGACGGCACTGCTGTACCTGGTGGGAGCGATACTGATGATAGTCATGATTGGCATGCTGCTCATAGTTATAGCGGCAATCCTTGAGATAGTGGCCTTCTTCTCCCTGCCCGATGAGATCTCCCAGTCCGCGGAGGAGCCAGTACCGGTTTCCTGA
- the thyX gene encoding FAD-dependent thymidylate synthase, which yields MGNGIKVTLVNYTKKPLETVTWAALISYWDEWETEAFERMGQKDVEMHLPKVLGYGHESILEHATLTFAIEGCSRVCSHQLVRHRLASYTQQSQRYIKLNLNDIEETFVIPNGIKEDPELLEEWKELMKKSIELYRKSIERGRHQEDARFILPQAVRTKLVVTMNLRELKHFLGLRACERAQWEIREVAWKMLEEIARNEELRPVIKWAKLGPRCIHLGYCPEGELMPPGCWRRTREKWKALAGSKPTV from the coding sequence ATGGGGAATGGAATCAAGGTTACCCTTGTCAATTATACAAAAAAGCCCCTGGAAACCGTCACATGGGCAGCATTGATAAGCTACTGGGATGAATGGGAGACGGAGGCTTTCGAGCGCATGGGTCAGAAGGACGTCGAGATGCACCTTCCCAAGGTTCTCGGCTACGGGCACGAGTCCATCTTGGAGCACGCAACGCTGACCTTTGCGATAGAGGGGTGTTCTCGCGTTTGTTCGCACCAGCTCGTAAGGCACAGGCTTGCAAGTTATACCCAACAGTCACAGAGGTATATAAAATTAAACTTAAATGATATAGAGGAGACCTTCGTGATCCCCAACGGTATAAAGGAAGACCCCGAGCTCCTTGAGGAGTGGAAGGAGCTCATGAAGAAGAGCATTGAGCTGTACAGGAAGAGTATCGAGCGCGGCCGACACCAGGAGGATGCCCGCTTTATACTCCCTCAGGCGGTCAGGACAAAGCTTGTCGTTACGATGAACCTCCGCGAGCTCAAGCACTTCCTCGGTCTTAGGGCCTGTGAGAGGGCCCAGTGGGAGATACGGGAAGTCGCGTGGAAGATGCTCGAAGAGATAGCGAGGAACGAGGAACTCAGGCCGGTGATAAAGTGGGCAAAGCTCGGGCCGAGATGCATCCATCTCGGCTACTGTCCGGAGGGCGAGCTGATGCCGCCCGGCTGCTGGAGGAGGACGAGGGAGAAGTGGAAGGCCCTGGCGGGTTCCAAACCAACGGTTTAA
- a CDS encoding prefoldin subunit beta — MQNIPPQVQAMLGQLENYQQQLQLVIQQKQKVQLELTEAKKALEELEKVEEGTTIYKTVGTLIVKTDKAKAVEELKEKVETLEVRLNALERQEKKLNEKLKELTAKIQSALRPAAG, encoded by the coding sequence ATGCAGAACATTCCACCCCAGGTTCAGGCCATGCTCGGCCAGCTTGAGAACTATCAGCAGCAGCTCCAGCTCGTCATCCAGCAGAAGCAGAAGGTTCAGCTTGAGCTCACCGAGGCAAAGAAGGCCTTGGAGGAACTTGAGAAGGTCGAGGAGGGCACGACCATATACAAGACCGTCGGCACGCTCATCGTCAAGACCGACAAGGCGAAAGCAGTCGAGGAGCTCAAGGAGAAGGTCGAGACCCTTGAGGTTCGCCTGAACGCCCTTGAGAGACAGGAGAAGAAGCTCAACGAGAAGCTCAAGGAGCTCACCGCCAAGATACAGTCCGCCCTCAGGCCCGCCGCGGGCTGA
- a CDS encoding HIT domain-containing protein, whose amino-acid sequence MKIMWAPWRIEYIRSPKHDGCIFCDFPKENRDRERLILYRGEHCFIIMNNYPYNPGHVMIVPYRHVGKWEDLTDQELLEMMQLSQLVIKALRRTMNPHGFNMGVNLGRVAGAGIDDHVHLHIVPRWNGDTNFMPVIADTKVIPESLEEAYDELKAAIDEIVEETFKSS is encoded by the coding sequence ATGAAAATAATGTGGGCCCCGTGGCGCATCGAGTACATACGCTCACCAAAGCACGACGGCTGCATATTCTGCGATTTCCCCAAAGAAAACCGCGATAGGGAGAGGCTCATCCTCTACCGCGGGGAGCACTGCTTCATAATAATGAACAACTACCCGTACAACCCGGGCCATGTTATGATAGTCCCTTACCGGCACGTTGGGAAATGGGAGGATTTAACGGACCAAGAGCTGCTTGAGATGATGCAGCTTTCCCAGCTCGTGATAAAGGCCCTAAGGAGGACCATGAACCCCCACGGCTTCAACATGGGTGTGAACCTCGGCCGCGTTGCCGGCGCTGGAATAGACGACCACGTGCACCTCCACATAGTGCCGAGGTGGAACGGAGATACAAACTTCATGCCGGTGATAGCCGACACCAAGGTAATACCCGAATCGCTTGAAGAAGCCTACGATGAACTCAAGGCAGCGATAGATGAAATAGTTGAGGAGACGTTTAAATCCTCCTGA
- the pcc1 gene encoding KEOPS complex subunit Pcc1 — protein sequence MGLQRGGVAEEKTWPIEGVIEISFFDEETARIVYESVLYEHESVPYRRSRIEFLREGNRIIIRFLAKDNSALRGTLNSYLRWIKVAMDSLEV from the coding sequence ATGGGACTACAAAGAGGCGGCGTGGCTGAAGAAAAAACCTGGCCAATCGAAGGAGTGATCGAAATCTCTTTTTTCGATGAGGAGACCGCAAGGATAGTTTACGAGAGCGTCCTCTACGAGCACGAGAGCGTGCCCTACCGGAGGAGCAGGATAGAGTTCCTGCGTGAGGGGAACAGGATAATAATCCGTTTTTTGGCCAAGGACAACTCCGCCCTGAGGGGGACGCTGAACTCCTATCTGAGATGGATTAAGGTCGCTATGGACTCGCTTGAGGTTTAG
- a CDS encoding aldo/keto reductase produces the protein MKHVPVFDDLKRIGDERVTAIGMGTWGIGGKESPDYSRDGESIEALRHGLEMGINLIDTAEFYGAGHSEELVGEAIKGFEREELFIVSKVWPTHFGYESAKKAAKASARRLGTYIDLYLLHWPVDDFGRIEETLHAVEELVDEGLIRYIGVSNFDLELLKRSQEAMRKYEIVANQVKYSLRDRWPETSGLLDYMKRERIALMAYTPLEKGALARNPCLAEIGRPYGKTAAQVALNYLIWEENVVAIPKAGSKAHLEENFGAMGWRLSKEDRERARGCV, from the coding sequence ATGAAGCATGTCCCGGTTTTTGATGACCTCAAGAGGATAGGCGATGAGAGGGTGACCGCCATCGGAATGGGCACGTGGGGCATAGGTGGAAAGGAGAGTCCGGACTACTCGCGCGATGGGGAGAGCATCGAGGCTCTGAGGCACGGTTTGGAGATGGGGATCAACCTCATCGACACAGCGGAGTTCTACGGTGCTGGTCACAGCGAGGAGCTCGTAGGCGAGGCGATAAAAGGCTTCGAGCGCGAGGAGCTTTTCATCGTCAGCAAGGTATGGCCCACACACTTCGGGTACGAAAGCGCAAAGAAGGCCGCAAAGGCGAGCGCAAGGAGGCTCGGCACATACATAGACCTCTACCTGCTCCACTGGCCGGTTGACGACTTTGGGAGAATAGAGGAGACGCTTCACGCAGTGGAAGAACTGGTTGATGAGGGGTTAATCCGCTACATCGGTGTGAGCAACTTCGACCTTGAGCTTCTCAAGCGCTCCCAAGAGGCAATGAGAAAGTACGAGATAGTGGCCAACCAGGTAAAATACTCCCTCAGGGACAGGTGGCCTGAAACGAGCGGGCTTCTCGATTACATGAAGCGCGAGAGAATCGCTTTAATGGCATACACTCCCCTTGAAAAGGGCGCCCTCGCGAGAAACCCCTGCCTGGCCGAGATTGGAAGACCCTACGGCAAAACCGCGGCCCAGGTGGCCTTGAACTATCTCATATGGGAGGAGAACGTCGTGGCCATACCCAAGGCCGGAAGCAAAGCCCACCTCGAAGAGAACTTCGGGGCCATGGGGTGGAGGCTTTCAAAGGAGGATAGGGAAAGAGCGAGGGGCTGTGTTTGA